In Carassius auratus strain Wakin chromosome 46, ASM336829v1, whole genome shotgun sequence, the following proteins share a genomic window:
- the LOC113063686 gene encoding somatostatin receptor type 2-like: MNNSIVNFSSEASTNSITHSFWLVNRLDIFLYSINLLFGFPLHAYVIWLIITGTSGVASGFFSLNLSVSEIGNCLNSLVCIVDSCLWIPQLKTLTWFLLGLGIAGRPLFQCLICVERYLAVVHPVTFLKYKPLRYRVICSAGAWMITLGSCLCCMFTVILQTIIFLWFYSIQFVLLLFIQLICLVTVLWALKQSGPGERGRERKEENHMKRRAFCLILITTVTMIFTYVPFTISGFSVIHTQQFIKELFSFGFICYVLAGFVQPILYLHRSGKLFCFCSP, from the coding sequence ATGAATAACTCTATAGTGAACTTCTCATCTGAAGCATCTACAAACTCCATTACTCATTCATTTTGGTTAGTGAACAGACTGGACATTTTTCTGTACAGCATCAATTTACTGTTCGGTTTCCCACTACACGCTTATGTGATCTGGCTCATCATCACAGGAACAAGTGGAGTTGCATCAGGATTCTTCAGCCTCAATCTCTCTGTTTCAGAGATTGGTAACTGTCTGAATAGTTTGGTGTGCATAGTTGATAGTTGTTTATGGATTCCTCAACTCAAAACATTGACATGGTTTTTATTAGGTCTAGGCATTGCTGGTCGtcctctgtttcagtgtctgatctgtgtTGAGCGTTACCTGGCAGTGGTTCATCCTGTCACCTTTCTGAAGTACAAACCTCTCAGATACAGAGTCATCTGCTCTGCTGGGGCTTGGATGATCACTCTTGGCTCTTGCTTGTGTTGTATGTTTACTGTAATCTTACAAACCATTATATTTTTGTGGTTCTACTCGATTCAGTTTGTACTCTTGCTCTTCATCCAGTTGATTTGTCTTGTAACTGTTCTCTGGGCTCTGAAGCAGTCAGGaccaggagagagagggagagagagaaaggaggaaaaccaCATGAAGAGAAGAGCATTTTGTCTCATTCTAATAACTACTGTGACCATGATTTTTACTTATGTTCCATTTACTATATCAGGATTCTCTGTCATTCACACCCAACAGTTTATTAAGGAACTTTTTTCTTTTGGATTTATTTGTTATGTGCTGGCTGGTTTTGTTCAGCCTATTCTTTATTTGCACCGGTCTGGTAAACTCTTCTGTTTTTGCTCTCCATAA
- the LOC113063687 gene encoding C-C chemokine receptor type 8-like — protein MNNSTVNFTSPETFTYSTTQPSGNMDKMNIPLYSIFLLFGLPINSYVLRLIITGKGSKVAQEFFNLNLAICEISYCVNYLLSILASFIWFSHLKTLTSFLVGLAITGRPLFQCLMCVERYLAVVHPVTFLKYKPLRYRVICCTAAWIITLVSCTCCIFTIIPYYIVYLWFFSLQFLLFLSIQLFCLVAVLRALKQSGPGERGRERGEENHMKRRAFHLILITTASMIIIYAPFSISAFVVIVSQHYIKELFYFSFICFSLASFVQPVLYLQRVGKLSCLCSL, from the exons ATGAACAACTCTACGGTGAACTTCACCTCACCTGAAACATTTACATACTCCACAACTCAGCCCAGTGGAAACA TGGACAAAATGAACATTCCTCTGTATAGCATTTTTTTGCTGTTTGGTCTTCCTATAAACTCCTATGTTTTAAGGCTTATCATCACAGGAAAGGGAAGTAAAGTTGCGCAAGAGTTTTTCAACCTCAATCTGGCTATTTGTGAGATTTCTTACTGTGTGAATTACTTGCTCTCTATACTTGCTAGTTTCATTTGGTTTTCACACCTCAAAACATTAACTTCGTTTTTAGTAGGACTAGCCATCACTGGTCGtcctctgtttcagtgtctgatgTGTGTTGAGCGTTACCTGGCAGTGGTCCATCCTGTAACCTTTCTGAAGTACAAACCTCTCAGATACAGAGTGATCTGCTGCACCGCAGCTTGGATAATCACTCTCGTGTCTTGCACATGTTGCATATTTACTATAATCCCATACTACATTGTATATCTGTGGTTCTTCTCACTGCAATTCCTTCTGTTCctctccatccagttgttttgtcttgtggctgttctcagagctctgaagcagtcaggaccaggagagagagggagagagagaggggaggaaaACCACATGAAGAGAAGAGCTTTTCATCTCATTCTGATAACTACTGCGAGCATGATAATTATTTATGCACCATTTTCTATTTCAGCATTTGTTGTCATTGTAAGCCAACATTATATTaaggaacttttttattttagttttatttgtttttctctgGCTAGTTTTGTTCAGCCTGTTCTTTATCTGCAGCGTGTTGGAAAGCTCTCCTGTCTTTGCTCTCTATAA
- the LOC113063688 gene encoding C-C chemokine receptor type 8-like — protein MNNSSVNFTSPESSTNSTTQFIGLGESLEIYMHCINFLVGLPTHSYMVWLIITGTGSGVASEFFLLNLSVCEIVNCLNSLSRILIRFIWFSYLTILSEFLLGHVITGRPLFQCLICVEYFLAVVHPVTFLKFKTLRKRVICCTVVWIITLGSCFYCMCKVSDYISEVLFLLQFLLFFSIQLFCLVAVLRALKQSGPGERGRERKEENHMKRRAFHLISITIVSIIIIYAPLFFI, from the exons ATGAACAATTCTTCAGTGAACTTCACCTCGCCTGAATCATCTACAAACTCCACAACTCAGTTCATCGGGCTGGGTGAAAGTCTGGAAATCTATATGCACTGCATCAATTTCCTGGTTGGTCTTCCTACACACTCCTACATGGTATGGCTCATCAtcacaggaacaggaagtggagTCGCATCAGAGTTCTTCCTCCTCAATCTCTCTGTTTGTGAGATTGTCAACTGTCTGAATAGTTTGTCTCGTATACTTATTAGATTTATTTGGTTTTCATACCTCACAATATTATCAGAGTTTTTGTTAGGACATGTCATCACTGGTCGtcctctgtttcagtgtctgatctgtgtTGAGTATTTCCTGGCAGTGGTTCATCCTGTAACCTTTCTGAAATTCAAAACTCTAAGAAAAAGAGTGATCTGCTGCACTGTGGTCTGGATAATCACTCTTGGCTCCTGTTTCTACTGCATGTGCAAAGTCTCAGATTATATTTCTGAAGTGTTATTCTTACTGCAGTTCCTACTTTTCttctccatccagttgttttgtcttgtggctgttctcagagctctgaagcagtcaggaccaggagagagagggagagagagaaaagaggaaaaCCACATGAAGAGAAGAGCATTTCATCTTATTTCAATAACTATTGTGAGCATTATTATTATCTATGCTCC CCTGTTCTTTATCTGA
- the LOC113063689 gene encoding uracil nucleotide/cysteinyl leukotriene receptor-like codes for MNNCTDNFIPESSTFSTTQHIGLLKILDLCLHSFNFLFGFPTHFYVTWLIITGTGSGVASEFFILNLSVCELANTLNIFLHVLDRWFSILKALKYFFLGLGITGHPLFQCLMCVERYLAVVHPVTFLKYKPLRYRVICCTVVWIFTLGSCLCCWFTMVSCNLYIYVCCFSLQFLLSFSIQLFCLVAVLRALKKSGPGERAREREEKNHMKRRAFYLILITSASMFITYVPYIVSGLYFI; via the exons ATGAATAACTGTACAGATAACTTCATACCGGAATCATCTACATTCTCCACAACTCAACACATTGGGCTGCTAAAAATTTTGGATCTTTGTCTGCACAGCTTCAATTTCCTGTTCGGTTTTCCTACACACTTCTATGTGACATGGCTCATCAtcacaggaacaggaagtggagTTGCATCAGAATTCTTCATCCTGAATCTCTCTGTTTGTGAGCTGGCCAATACTCTAAACATTTTTCTTCATGTACTTGATCGCTGGTTTTCAATTCtcaaagcattaaaatattttttcttaggACTAGGCATCACTGGTCAtcctctgtttcagtgtctgatgTGTGTTGAGCGTTACCTGGCAGTGGTTCATCCTGTCACCTTTCTGAAGTACAAACCTCTCAGATACAGAGTGATCTGCTGCACTGTGGTCTGGATATTCACTCTTGGCTCCTGTTTGTGCTGCTGGTTTACTATGGTCTCATGTAacttgtatatttatgtatgctGCTTCTCACTGCAGTTCCTCCTCTCCttctccatccagttgttttgtcttgtggctgttctcagagctctgaagaagtcaggaccaggagagagagcgagagagagagaggagaaaaaccACATGAAGAGAAGAGCATTTTATCTGATTCTGATAACTTCTGCGAGCATGTTTATCACATATGTGCCGTATATTGTCTCAGG CCTGTACTTTATCTGA